In a genomic window of Suricata suricatta isolate VVHF042 chromosome 12, meerkat_22Aug2017_6uvM2_HiC, whole genome shotgun sequence:
- the LOC115274395 gene encoding olfactory receptor 10H4-like produces the protein MAGQNYSMVSEFILVGFSNFPRHLLPAFFLLYLLMYLFTLLGNLLIMATVWREHSLHTPMYLFLCALSTSEILFTVAVTPRMLVDMLSTHHTITWAACASQMFFSFTFGFTHSFLLMIMGYDRYVAICHPLRYHVLMSNHGCARLTSWFWAGGSVMGMMVTMIVFNLTFCGSNVIHHFACHVFSLLKLACGKETASVSLGVILVCVSALMGCLFLIVLSYVFIVAAILRIPSAEGRHKTFSTCVSHLTVVIVHYGFASIIYLKPKGPHSMDSNTLMATTYTVFTPFLSPIIFSLRNKELKNAIKKSFQSKFSLLRPQRPVWW, from the coding sequence ATGGCTGGTCAGAACTATAGCATGGTGTCTGAATTCATCCTCGTGGGATTCTCCAACTTCCCAAGGCATCTCCTGCCCGCCTTCTTCCTGCTGTACCTGCTCATGTACCTGTTCACACTGCTGGGCAACCTCCTCATCATGGCCACCGTGTGGAGAGAGCACAGCCTGCACACGCCCATGTACCTCTTCCTGTGTGCCCTGTCCACCTCTGAAATCCTGTTCACTGTTGCTGTCACCCCTCGCATGCTGGTGGACATGCTCTCCACCCACCACACCATCACCTGGGCGGCCTGTGCCAGCCAGATGTTCTTCTCCTTCACGTTTGGCTTCACACACTCCTTCCTGCTCATGATCATGGGCTACgaccgctacgtggccatctgCCACCCTCTGCGCTACCATGTGCTCATGAGCAACCATGGCTGTGCCCGTCTCACGTCTTGGTTCTGGGCTGGTGGTTCAGTCATGGGGATGATGGTGACAATGATAGTTTTTAACCTCACCTTCTGTGGGTCTAACGTGATCCACCATTTTGCCTGTCACGTGTTTTCTCTTCTAAAGTTGGCCTGTGGGAAGGAGACAGCCTCCGTCAGCCTGGGTGTGATCCTGGTGTGTGTCTCAGCTCTGATGGGCTGTTTATTCCTCATCGTCCTCTCCTATGTCTTCATCGTGGCCGCCATATTGAGGATCCCCTCTGCTGAAGGCAGGCACAAGACCTTCTCCACGTGTGTGTCCCACCTCACTGTGGTCATTGTGCACTACGGCTTTGCCTCCATTATCTACCTCAAGCCCAAGGGCCCCCATTCTATGGACAGTAACACACTGATGGCCACCACCTATACAGTCTTCACCCCCTTTCTCAGCCCCATCATTTTCAGCCTCAGAAATAAGGAGCTCAAGAATGCCATAAAGAAAAGCTTCCAGAGTAAGTTCAGTCTCCTACGCCCCCAACGACCAGTTTGGTGGTGA